A part of Myxococcus landrumus genomic DNA contains:
- a CDS encoding sigma 54-interacting transcriptional regulator, which produces MLWTVARLGDEDGDESQVRTDALPAVRGPRFRVKLAVLSGPDAGKVYPLGPGRYRLGSEATSDIVLPDRAVSRQHLILEVGEEAVRAVDPGSRNGSFCEGMRFSELEVRPGATLTLGTTELRLMPEGERAKTVPLSSRASFGGLVGNSRRMREVFTVLERLTAGESDVLIQGETGTGKELCAEAIHVHGTRSKGPFVIADLAGIPPQLLESELFGHVKGAFTGAHGDRAGAFERAHGGTLFLDEVGELPLEVQPRLLRVLERRQVKRMGANDYRTFNVRVVAATHQDLEGAVKQGRFRGDLFHRLAVLRVVLPSLRERPEDIPLLIDTVLERMGRPPSALSDVTRALLTQYPWPGNVRELRNVVDRVVSLGEEALPDIPDVPAVVPSSRQDDGESTLSLPLDLPFKEAKEQLIEGFERDYLRNLVERCEGNVSRAAREAGIDRVYLRKLLRKHGLDSGGA; this is translated from the coding sequence ATGTTGTGGACCGTGGCACGCTTGGGAGACGAGGACGGGGACGAATCGCAGGTCCGAACCGACGCCCTACCGGCGGTCCGAGGCCCGCGGTTCCGAGTGAAGCTCGCGGTGCTGTCTGGACCGGACGCCGGCAAGGTGTACCCGCTGGGGCCGGGGCGCTATCGCCTGGGCTCCGAGGCGACGTCGGACATCGTCCTCCCGGACCGTGCCGTATCGCGTCAGCACCTCATCCTGGAGGTCGGGGAAGAGGCCGTGCGAGCGGTGGACCCCGGATCACGCAATGGCTCCTTCTGTGAGGGAATGCGTTTCTCGGAATTAGAGGTGCGCCCAGGGGCCACCCTGACCCTGGGGACCACCGAGCTGCGGCTCATGCCGGAGGGAGAGCGAGCCAAGACCGTTCCCCTCTCCTCCCGGGCCAGCTTTGGCGGACTGGTGGGCAACAGCCGCCGCATGCGCGAGGTCTTCACCGTCCTGGAGCGACTGACGGCGGGCGAGTCGGACGTGCTCATCCAGGGCGAGACAGGCACCGGCAAGGAGCTGTGCGCGGAGGCCATCCACGTCCACGGCACACGGAGCAAGGGGCCCTTCGTCATCGCGGACCTGGCGGGCATTCCGCCGCAGCTCCTGGAGAGCGAGCTGTTCGGCCATGTGAAGGGCGCCTTCACGGGAGCCCACGGCGACAGGGCCGGGGCCTTCGAGCGCGCCCATGGAGGCACGCTCTTCCTCGATGAGGTCGGAGAGCTGCCGCTCGAGGTCCAGCCCCGGCTGCTGCGCGTGTTGGAGCGTCGTCAGGTCAAACGCATGGGCGCCAATGACTACCGCACCTTCAACGTGCGCGTCGTGGCCGCCACGCACCAGGACCTGGAAGGCGCGGTGAAGCAGGGACGCTTCCGTGGAGACCTGTTCCATCGGCTCGCGGTGCTGCGTGTCGTGCTGCCCTCGCTGCGTGAGCGGCCCGAGGACATTCCACTGCTCATCGACACCGTGCTGGAGCGAATGGGCAGACCGCCCAGCGCGCTGTCGGACGTCACCCGAGCGCTGCTCACGCAGTACCCGTGGCCCGGCAACGTGCGCGAGCTGCGCAACGTGGTGGACCGCGTGGTGAGCCTGGGCGAAGAGGCGCTGCCGGACATTCCAGACGTGCCGGCGGTGGTGCCCTCCTCGCGCCAGGACGACGGGGAGTCCACCCTGTCCCTGCCGCTGGACCTTCCCTTCAAGGAAGCCAAGGAGCAGCTCATCGAGGGCTTCGAGCGCGACTACCTTCGCAACCTCGTCGAGCGGTGCGAGGGCAACGTCTCCCGCGCCGCCCGGGAAGCGGGGATTGACCGCGTCTACCTGCGCAAGCTGCTGCGCAAGCACGGGCTCGACTCGGGCGGAGCCTGA
- a CDS encoding serine/threonine-protein kinase: MALQPGDKFGRYELVSWLGRGGMAETWRARWRGDAGVTKSVLIKRVLPEFDSDEALVSMFINEARISASLSHGNIAQVFDFGRVEGQYYLAMELVDGQPLHRVLKRAATTGLPRLPIPLATYIALEMCRGLHYAHTRLDDKGAPLSIVHRDISPDNVLISYEGQVKIVDFGIAKARMARNFKTEPGVVKGKYLFFSPEQARGHEVDARTDVWATGLVLYEMLCGQPPVTGSQASVMMRLANGEFPSPRKVRGELPVELDALVMRALSVDLNKRYESANAFADALAGFLYSFAPRFSTMNVAYLVRELFRADMVAEGRELAVPQAFVDELAMWRAGGAPEASKRAPTQEEIARVTTEPRGVRKLQTPAARKMLPPSTARLPVPVAEQPDVEPHTAKAMGLREGGLKWVVVLASALVLVGGVVVYHEDPGGAPAVTEKGKQVEMSPVTPILSATPESRPESDLRQARALFDKGLFARAVALTESCLTAEPDHPDCLMISGASLARLDRFEEAVQQYQRFIEKHADHPHASTVRTMRDEYARRIPSPSPPAVEPKLPVVSAPPVEVADPPVEAARRPTPARPVVIDAQREARSSVLVSSAQRLIKMNKYTEARRAAEKCKAEFPDEADCYLLLGITSARLNMLEEGARYYRRFLELAPANHPYRRGVEDQLKYYDASTRTIR, translated from the coding sequence ATGGCCTTGCAGCCCGGCGACAAATTCGGCCGATACGAGCTGGTGTCTTGGCTTGGTCGGGGGGGAATGGCGGAGACGTGGCGCGCCCGATGGAGGGGCGACGCTGGCGTCACCAAGTCCGTCCTGATCAAGCGGGTGCTGCCCGAGTTCGACTCGGACGAGGCGCTCGTGTCGATGTTCATCAACGAGGCGCGCATCTCCGCTTCGCTGTCCCACGGGAACATCGCCCAGGTCTTCGATTTCGGGAGGGTGGAGGGCCAGTACTACCTCGCCATGGAGCTGGTGGATGGGCAGCCCCTGCATCGCGTGCTGAAGCGCGCGGCGACAACGGGCCTGCCGCGTCTGCCCATTCCGCTCGCCACATACATCGCGTTGGAGATGTGCCGGGGCCTGCACTACGCGCACACGCGCTTGGACGACAAGGGGGCTCCGCTGAGCATCGTCCACCGGGACATCTCCCCGGACAATGTGCTGATCAGCTACGAGGGCCAGGTCAAGATTGTCGACTTCGGCATCGCGAAGGCGCGCATGGCGCGCAACTTCAAGACCGAACCGGGCGTGGTGAAGGGCAAGTACCTGTTCTTCTCTCCCGAGCAGGCACGCGGCCATGAGGTGGATGCCCGCACCGATGTCTGGGCCACGGGGCTGGTGTTGTACGAGATGCTCTGTGGCCAGCCTCCCGTCACGGGGAGCCAGGCGTCGGTGATGATGCGGCTGGCGAACGGGGAGTTTCCGTCCCCTCGGAAGGTCCGAGGAGAGCTGCCGGTGGAGTTGGACGCGCTGGTCATGCGTGCGTTGTCGGTGGACTTGAACAAGCGCTACGAGTCCGCGAATGCCTTCGCGGATGCGCTGGCGGGGTTCCTGTATTCCTTCGCGCCGCGCTTCTCGACGATGAACGTGGCGTACCTGGTCCGCGAGCTGTTCCGGGCGGACATGGTGGCGGAGGGGCGCGAGCTGGCGGTGCCGCAGGCCTTCGTCGATGAGCTGGCGATGTGGCGGGCCGGTGGGGCTCCGGAGGCATCGAAGCGGGCGCCGACGCAGGAGGAGATTGCTCGAGTCACCACGGAGCCGAGGGGCGTGCGCAAGCTCCAGACGCCGGCGGCGCGGAAGATGTTGCCGCCTTCGACGGCGAGGCTGCCTGTGCCTGTCGCCGAGCAGCCAGACGTGGAGCCGCACACCGCGAAGGCGATGGGCCTTCGAGAGGGGGGACTGAAGTGGGTCGTGGTCCTGGCTTCCGCGCTGGTACTGGTGGGGGGCGTGGTCGTGTACCACGAGGACCCTGGCGGTGCGCCCGCGGTGACGGAGAAGGGGAAACAGGTGGAGATGTCGCCCGTGACTCCCATTCTCTCCGCGACACCGGAGAGTCGCCCCGAGTCGGACCTCCGGCAGGCCCGGGCATTGTTTGACAAGGGTTTGTTCGCGAGGGCCGTGGCCTTGACGGAGTCATGCCTCACCGCCGAGCCCGATCATCCTGATTGTCTGATGATCTCCGGTGCGAGCCTGGCACGCCTGGATCGGTTCGAGGAGGCGGTTCAGCAATACCAACGCTTCATTGAAAAGCACGCAGACCATCCACACGCATCGACGGTGCGCACGATGCGGGATGAGTATGCCCGGAGGATTCCTTCTCCTTCCCCTCCAGCCGTCGAGCCCAAGCTGCCCGTGGTGTCGGCCCCTCCGGTCGAAGTTGCCGATCCTCCTGTTGAAGCCGCTCGACGCCCGACGCCAGCCAGGCCCGTTGTGATCGATGCGCAGAGAGAGGCTCGATCAAGTGTGTTGGTGTCGAGCGCTCAACGCCTGATCAAGATGAACAAGTACACCGAAGCAAGGCGTGCCGCGGAGAAGTGCAAGGCTGAGTTCCCAGACGAGGCAGATTGTTATCTGCTCTTGGGAATCACGTCCGCGCGATTGAACATGCTGGAGGAGGGAGCTCGGTACTACAGGCGATTTCTCGAGCTTGCGCCTGCGAACCATCCCTATCGGAGGGGAGTTGAGGATCAGCTCAAGTACTACGACGCCTCCACGCGCACGATCCGATGA
- a CDS encoding serine/threonine protein kinase: MAPERYPRLGRYELLALLGRGGMAETWRARLVGAAGVTKPILIKKVLPEYANNAEFISLFISEARISSTLAHGNIAQVFEFGRVDQEYFLAMELVEGQPLHRVMKRAARLGMTRLPIPLATFIALEMCRGLHYAHTRTDEKGAPLGIVHRDVSPDNVIISYEGQVKIVDFGIAKARLSRNFETEPGIVRGKYLYFSPEQARGQEVDARTDIWTIGLVLYEMLCGQLPVTGTAESVMSRMAYGEFPTPRQVCGIVPVELESLVMKALSVEVPLRYASANAFADALASYLYSLSPPFSSMDLTYLVRALFQQELVADGRELPVPKAFLKEFSAWCGATPISRAPSRAVAPQTMALGEKQDEAATLEHLRPTSPMTMVLDSRPSPKPPPSIALDEDEVPTVYLEPTTISAPEHLSRIRIENVPLSERRTVLMPREPARWKRVAGTTAMVLFVMLGIAIPWVAVFRTQPPEPPARPGPRTEDLPQPAAARSQHVIEYPVKAFLLEADRDLIIIPPTFRAFGSLNPTEAYSLIDVSAQGRGEDPSVQPTDEEPLKVFFLLSGDSGQLPQKARLGEVPTSPKVIVGVQELAIFRFGPTPSVAMPERHIRLNGPAPEPSRSFVFRPDVEGPRLNQALVLKGLDPLATYTLNLETTPREALLHGAGAGPATRVVCVEWRPEEPPKADAAKVLARVQFLLEVGTQRRVQGVPGLLCAFVDDGPEGNSGALEVRIDEAPPVKRSNPSVSGTHVPRPQ, from the coding sequence ATGGCCCCGGAACGGTATCCACGTCTAGGTCGGTACGAGCTCCTGGCCCTGTTGGGACGGGGCGGGATGGCCGAGACGTGGCGTGCGCGGCTGGTCGGCGCGGCGGGCGTCACCAAGCCCATCCTCATCAAGAAGGTCCTTCCCGAGTACGCGAACAACGCGGAGTTCATCTCGCTCTTCATCAGCGAGGCGCGAATCTCGTCCACGCTGGCGCACGGGAACATCGCGCAGGTCTTCGAGTTCGGCCGCGTGGACCAGGAGTACTTCCTGGCCATGGAGCTGGTGGAAGGTCAGCCGCTCCACCGGGTCATGAAGCGCGCGGCCCGGCTGGGCATGACGCGATTGCCCATTCCCCTGGCCACGTTCATCGCGTTGGAGATGTGCCGGGGGCTGCACTACGCGCACACGCGCACGGATGAGAAGGGCGCGCCGCTGGGCATCGTCCACCGGGACGTCTCTCCCGACAACGTCATCATCAGCTACGAGGGCCAGGTCAAGATCGTCGACTTCGGCATCGCCAAGGCGCGCCTGTCGCGCAACTTCGAGACCGAGCCGGGCATCGTGCGCGGCAAGTACCTGTACTTCTCCCCGGAGCAGGCCCGAGGCCAGGAGGTCGATGCCCGCACCGACATCTGGACGATCGGCCTGGTGCTCTACGAGATGCTGTGCGGGCAGCTCCCCGTCACCGGCACCGCGGAGTCAGTGATGTCCCGCATGGCCTACGGCGAGTTCCCCACGCCCCGGCAGGTCTGCGGCATCGTGCCCGTCGAGCTGGAATCCCTGGTCATGAAGGCCCTGTCCGTGGAGGTGCCCCTTCGCTACGCCTCCGCGAACGCCTTCGCCGACGCCCTGGCCTCGTACCTGTATTCCCTCTCGCCACCGTTCTCGTCCATGGACCTCACCTATCTGGTCCGTGCCTTGTTCCAACAGGAGCTCGTGGCGGATGGCCGGGAGCTGCCGGTTCCGAAGGCCTTCTTGAAGGAGTTCTCCGCCTGGTGTGGCGCCACGCCCATCTCGCGCGCACCGTCCCGGGCGGTCGCTCCGCAGACGATGGCGCTCGGCGAGAAGCAGGACGAGGCGGCGACGCTGGAGCACCTGCGTCCGACCAGCCCGATGACGATGGTGTTGGACTCGCGGCCTTCGCCCAAGCCGCCTCCGAGCATCGCGTTGGACGAGGACGAAGTCCCCACCGTCTATCTCGAGCCGACCACCATCTCCGCCCCCGAGCACCTGTCGCGGATCCGCATCGAGAATGTTCCCCTGTCGGAGCGGCGCACGGTGTTGATGCCGCGTGAGCCCGCTCGCTGGAAGCGGGTGGCGGGCACCACCGCGATGGTCCTGTTCGTCATGCTGGGCATCGCCATCCCTTGGGTGGCCGTCTTCCGGACGCAGCCCCCCGAGCCCCCCGCGAGGCCAGGCCCCCGGACCGAGGACCTTCCTCAGCCCGCGGCGGCGCGTTCCCAGCACGTCATCGAGTACCCCGTGAAGGCGTTCCTGCTCGAAGCGGATCGCGACCTCATCATCATCCCGCCCACCTTCAGGGCCTTTGGTTCGCTGAACCCCACGGAGGCGTATTCGCTGATCGACGTCAGCGCGCAGGGAAGGGGAGAAGACCCGAGCGTCCAGCCGACCGACGAGGAGCCCCTGAAGGTCTTCTTCCTGCTCTCGGGGGACTCGGGGCAGCTCCCGCAGAAGGCGCGCCTGGGCGAGGTCCCCACGTCGCCCAAGGTCATCGTGGGCGTCCAGGAACTCGCCATCTTCCGCTTCGGCCCGACGCCCTCGGTCGCGATGCCCGAGCGGCACATCCGCTTGAATGGCCCGGCCCCGGAGCCGTCGCGCTCGTTCGTCTTCCGTCCGGATGTGGAGGGGCCTCGGCTCAATCAGGCGCTGGTGCTCAAGGGGCTTGATCCCCTGGCGACGTACACGCTGAACCTGGAGACGACGCCAAGGGAGGCACTGCTTCACGGCGCGGGGGCGGGGCCGGCCACCCGGGTGGTGTGCGTGGAGTGGAGACCCGAGGAGCCTCCCAAGGCCGACGCCGCCAAGGTCCTCGCGAGGGTTCAATTCCTGCTCGAGGTGGGAACACAGCGCCGAGTGCAAGGTGTCCCCGGCCTCCTGTGTGCGTTCGTCGATGACGGGCCGGAAGGGAACTCCGGGGCGCTCGAGGTCCGCATCGACGAGGCGCCACCCGTCAAACGCTCCAATCCCTCCGTGAGTGGCACGCATGTCCCAAGACCCCAATGA
- a CDS encoding serine/threonine-protein kinase — MSQDPNEHFGRYELLSQMGRGGMAETWRARLVAAAGVTKLVLIKKVLPEFANDEAFISMFISEARISASLSHGNVAQVFDFGRVDGQYFLAMELVDGQPLHRILKRAARTGMPQLPIPLATYIALEMCRGLHYAHMRTDEKGTPLGIVHRDISPDNVLISYEGQVKIVDFGIAKARMLRNFDTEPGVIRGKYLYFSPEQARGQQVDARTDVWATGLVLYEMLCGQPPVTGNQAVVLSRMAHGEFPAPRQLRKDLPSALNEVVMKALSVDMSLRYESANAFAEALGSFLYSYAPRFSTMNLAYLLRSLYREDLLQDGREMPVPATFVEELKVWRGSDGAAPSAPTIRVPSVSPSATAKAPSGKGRWGLLAGVGVLALAAAAIPWLPSSKVPESRVVPPSPVTPVRIQEDAGAPRPTRPPETATPVTPPPEVVAAESIANYPDVTFVRMDSRRHVFRVPLDLVAFARLDSAVTYQFWSTSQAEAAGSTAVMEPMPRWSPPVYYLISGEAVRPEAREGIIGRQPLKIQGARAISLFTLGDPTEEDLKSEQVYLKEVHVDSERRFTFHPEPMRISPSKGYLLRGLEPRQTYVLSLLGMGEGVFLRGRSQDPAAQVACIEWRPDDVGMGSRDDARAYAVEPLQFLLAEWREVKVRGIRGLRCGFLDDSLFDNEGEAELRITPWDPKRPKAPELLKGTPAEEAERLAARALRLARAGQNQDAYLLAEDCLSHDPHKANCLLLSGDMQARLGKVKGALERYRTFVQVYPTHPMSPSVRQLIAEHSRTGVLQVPASASSRNPE, encoded by the coding sequence ATGTCCCAAGACCCCAATGAGCACTTCGGACGCTATGAGCTGCTCTCGCAGATGGGGCGCGGCGGCATGGCGGAGACGTGGCGCGCGAGGCTGGTGGCCGCGGCGGGGGTCACCAAGCTCGTGCTCATCAAGAAGGTGCTCCCCGAGTTCGCCAACGACGAGGCCTTCATCTCCATGTTCATCAGCGAGGCGCGCATCTCCGCTTCGCTGTCCCACGGGAACGTCGCCCAGGTCTTCGACTTCGGCCGCGTGGACGGCCAGTACTTCCTGGCGATGGAGTTGGTGGATGGGCAGCCGCTCCATCGCATCCTGAAGCGCGCCGCGCGGACGGGCATGCCGCAGCTCCCCATTCCGCTGGCCACGTACATCGCGCTGGAGATGTGCCGGGGCCTGCACTACGCGCACATGCGCACGGACGAGAAGGGCACGCCCCTGGGCATCGTCCACCGGGACATCTCCCCGGACAACGTGCTCATCAGCTACGAGGGGCAGGTCAAGATTGTCGATTTCGGCATCGCCAAGGCGCGCATGCTGCGCAACTTCGACACCGAGCCCGGCGTCATCCGCGGCAAGTACCTCTACTTCTCTCCCGAGCAGGCTCGAGGGCAGCAGGTGGATGCCCGCACCGATGTCTGGGCCACGGGGCTGGTGCTGTACGAGATGCTCTGCGGGCAGCCTCCCGTCACCGGCAATCAAGCCGTCGTGCTGTCTCGGATGGCGCACGGTGAGTTCCCCGCCCCGCGACAGCTCCGCAAGGACTTGCCATCCGCGCTGAATGAAGTGGTCATGAAGGCGCTGTCGGTGGACATGTCGCTTCGCTACGAGTCGGCGAATGCCTTCGCCGAAGCGCTGGGCTCGTTCCTCTATTCGTACGCCCCGCGCTTCTCCACGATGAACCTGGCGTACCTGCTGCGCTCCTTGTACCGGGAGGATCTGCTCCAGGACGGACGGGAGATGCCCGTGCCGGCCACGTTCGTCGAGGAGCTGAAGGTCTGGCGAGGGAGCGACGGGGCTGCACCGAGCGCGCCCACGATTCGTGTTCCCTCGGTCTCACCGAGCGCAACTGCCAAGGCGCCATCCGGGAAGGGTCGATGGGGGCTGCTCGCGGGAGTGGGGGTGCTCGCGCTCGCCGCGGCGGCCATTCCGTGGCTGCCCTCATCGAAGGTGCCCGAGTCGCGCGTGGTTCCTCCGTCGCCCGTGACTCCGGTCCGCATCCAGGAGGACGCGGGGGCTCCTCGCCCCACGCGTCCTCCCGAGACGGCAACACCCGTGACTCCGCCTCCGGAGGTCGTCGCCGCTGAATCCATCGCGAACTATCCGGACGTGACGTTCGTTCGGATGGACTCGCGGCGACATGTCTTTCGCGTCCCGTTGGACCTGGTGGCATTTGCCCGGCTGGACTCGGCCGTCACCTACCAGTTCTGGAGCACGTCGCAGGCGGAGGCGGCGGGCTCGACAGCCGTCATGGAGCCGATGCCCCGGTGGTCGCCGCCTGTCTACTATTTGATTTCAGGCGAAGCGGTGCGGCCGGAGGCCCGCGAGGGAATCATCGGACGGCAGCCCCTCAAGATTCAGGGCGCGCGAGCCATCTCCCTGTTCACGTTGGGAGACCCCACCGAGGAGGACCTCAAATCCGAGCAGGTGTATCTCAAGGAAGTCCACGTGGACTCCGAACGGCGCTTCACCTTTCACCCCGAGCCCATGCGCATCTCTCCCTCGAAGGGGTACTTGCTCAGGGGGCTGGAGCCTCGGCAGACCTATGTTCTGTCGTTGCTCGGGATGGGGGAGGGGGTCTTCCTGCGCGGGCGCTCGCAGGACCCCGCGGCCCAGGTGGCCTGCATCGAGTGGCGTCCCGATGACGTGGGCATGGGCTCTCGCGACGACGCGCGGGCCTACGCCGTGGAGCCCCTTCAGTTCCTCCTGGCGGAGTGGCGCGAGGTGAAGGTGCGCGGCATCCGAGGACTGCGCTGTGGCTTCCTCGACGACTCCCTCTTCGACAACGAAGGGGAGGCCGAGCTGCGCATCACCCCGTGGGACCCCAAGCGCCCCAAGGCACCGGAGCTCCTGAAGGGCACCCCCGCCGAGGAGGCGGAGCGGCTGGCCGCGCGGGCACTGCGGCTGGCTCGGGCGGGACAGAACCAGGATGCGTACCTGCTGGCCGAGGACTGCCTTTCTCATGACCCGCACAAGGCGAACTGCCTCTTGCTGTCTGGGGACATGCAGGCCCGGCTCGGCAAGGTGAAGGGGGCCCTCGAGCGCTATCGGACCTTCGTCCAGGTCTACCCCACCCACCCCATGAGCCCGTCGGTGCGTCAGCTCATCGCGGAGCACTCGAGGACGGGCGTCCTTCAGGTTCCCGCGTCTGCGTCCAGTCGAAATCCAGAATAG
- a CDS encoding protein kinase domain-containing protein, whose protein sequence is MANEQHEQFGRYELHSRIGRGGMAETWRAQLLGAAGVTKPVLIKKVLPEYANDEAFISMFISEARISASLSHGSIAQVFDFGQVGGEYFLAMEYVDGQPLHRIIKRALRSNFNSLPVPIATYISLEMCRGLHYAHTRADDKGMPLGIVHRDISPDNVLISYEGQVKIVDFGIAKARSLRSFDTAPGVVKGKYLFFSPEQARGEEVDARTDVWASAVVLFEMVCGRLPLEGPEYVVMHKLHSRQPLPRPRDLKPDLPVRLDAILQKALAVRKEDRFESAHEFGDALAGFLFKAAPRFSSMSVAYLLRELFRPDMTEMGKDTKVPARFVEELSVWRATTSLLPKPTEISAPELTTEPRTLESRPDELPDGGESLEDDDEGGGNSPDRGGFFETGFRLSTHHIVVAAVVLVLFGLIWSAFDKLTPAWTPRETRSAHPARPPLPTPPLKDADARRVPEQAGAPKSAPATVGKQPVGPDSVRMPVDSFRLEARRHLLGVSSGRAALATLDPQVAYRIAETGTLASPDRGKPMPTIFFLLAGQKVAADAAVGIVTRKEESFRGATAVSFFTVGAPTPQDDLPERIVSVTNTRTGEERRHTIHLEWMTTDLKKSLFLDGLDPAETYTLSLSSVEGGAFTRGREQGPVVTVACVQQVSLERDGPGVPPARAQRFLVSQGMDSKVTGVHGLNCGFVDEDPTDNQGAVEIRIRSAAQVAAERAAAEREAEAANAVTALAAPAPEPAPVVISRPGGGKTPPPSRQAQPQVVEVEVPQETTRGGRALAQARELYKAKRFDAARTRARECVAMEPDNFECHLLLGSVAAQLNRLEEGAKHYRRFLDLAPSDHPQASKVLRVLQEYESVHAAPADP, encoded by the coding sequence ATGGCGAATGAGCAGCACGAACAGTTCGGTCGGTACGAGCTCCACTCCAGGATTGGCCGGGGCGGGATGGCGGAGACGTGGAGGGCCCAGTTGTTGGGGGCCGCGGGAGTCACGAAGCCTGTACTGATCAAGAAGGTGTTGCCGGAGTACGCCAACGACGAGGCGTTCATCTCCATGTTCATCAGCGAGGCGCGCATCTCCGCTTCGCTGTCGCATGGGTCCATTGCCCAGGTCTTCGACTTCGGACAAGTGGGGGGCGAGTACTTCCTGGCGATGGAGTACGTCGACGGGCAGCCGCTGCATCGCATCATCAAGCGGGCGCTGCGCTCCAACTTCAACAGCCTGCCGGTCCCCATCGCCACGTACATCTCGCTGGAGATGTGCCGGGGGCTGCACTACGCGCACACGCGCGCGGATGACAAGGGAATGCCGCTGGGCATCGTCCACCGGGATATCTCTCCGGACAACGTGCTCATCAGCTACGAGGGCCAGGTCAAGATCGTCGACTTCGGCATCGCCAAGGCGCGTTCGCTGCGCAGCTTCGACACGGCGCCGGGCGTGGTGAAGGGCAAGTATCTGTTCTTCTCTCCAGAGCAGGCGCGGGGCGAAGAGGTGGATGCCCGGACGGATGTCTGGGCATCGGCGGTGGTGCTCTTCGAGATGGTCTGCGGACGCCTCCCATTGGAGGGGCCCGAGTACGTGGTGATGCACAAGCTGCATTCCCGCCAGCCATTGCCGCGTCCTCGAGACCTCAAGCCAGACCTGCCGGTGCGGCTGGACGCCATCCTCCAGAAGGCGCTCGCGGTGCGGAAGGAAGACCGCTTCGAGTCCGCGCATGAGTTCGGCGATGCGCTGGCGGGTTTCCTCTTCAAGGCCGCGCCCCGGTTCTCGTCGATGTCCGTGGCGTACCTGCTGCGGGAGCTGTTCCGTCCGGACATGACGGAGATGGGCAAGGACACGAAGGTGCCTGCCCGGTTCGTGGAGGAGCTGTCCGTCTGGCGCGCGACGACGAGCCTCCTCCCGAAGCCCACGGAGATCTCCGCGCCCGAGCTCACCACGGAGCCTCGGACCCTCGAGAGCCGTCCGGATGAGCTGCCCGATGGGGGCGAGAGCCTGGAGGATGACGACGAGGGCGGGGGAAACTCTCCGGACCGCGGGGGCTTCTTCGAGACGGGCTTCCGACTCTCCACGCATCACATCGTGGTCGCGGCGGTGGTGTTGGTGCTCTTCGGCTTGATCTGGTCGGCCTTCGACAAGCTCACGCCGGCGTGGACGCCTCGAGAGACCCGCAGTGCCCACCCGGCCCGGCCGCCGCTGCCCACGCCTCCGCTCAAGGACGCGGATGCGCGGCGTGTGCCGGAGCAGGCGGGAGCGCCGAAGTCCGCTCCGGCCACCGTGGGCAAACAGCCCGTGGGCCCGGACTCGGTCCGCATGCCCGTGGATTCCTTCCGGCTGGAGGCGCGACGCCACCTGTTGGGCGTGTCCTCCGGGCGCGCCGCGCTGGCGACGTTGGACCCCCAGGTGGCGTATCGCATCGCGGAGACGGGCACGCTGGCTTCGCCCGACCGTGGCAAGCCCATGCCGACCATCTTCTTCCTGTTGGCGGGACAGAAGGTCGCGGCCGATGCCGCGGTGGGCATCGTGACTCGGAAGGAGGAGTCCTTCCGAGGTGCCACGGCGGTGAGCTTCTTCACCGTGGGCGCCCCCACGCCGCAGGATGACCTGCCTGAGCGCATCGTCTCCGTGACGAACACGCGGACGGGAGAAGAGCGGCGCCACACCATCCATCTGGAGTGGATGACCACGGACTTGAAGAAGAGTCTCTTCCTGGATGGCCTGGACCCGGCGGAGACATACACGCTGTCGCTCTCATCCGTGGAGGGCGGGGCCTTCACGCGGGGGCGGGAGCAGGGCCCGGTGGTGACGGTGGCGTGTGTCCAGCAGGTGAGCCTGGAGCGTGACGGCCCGGGTGTGCCTCCTGCCAGGGCGCAGCGCTTCCTCGTCTCGCAGGGCATGGACAGCAAGGTCACCGGCGTCCACGGCTTGAACTGTGGCTTCGTGGATGAAGACCCCACGGACAATCAGGGCGCCGTGGAGATTCGCATCCGCTCCGCCGCACAGGTCGCCGCGGAGAGAGCCGCAGCGGAGCGTGAGGCCGAAGCGGCCAATGCGGTGACGGCGCTGGCGGCCCCCGCCCCCGAGCCCGCCCCGGTGGTGATCTCTCGACCGGGTGGAGGAAAGACTCCACCGCCCTCCAGGCAGGCCCAGCCCCAGGTGGTGGAGGTCGAGGTACCGCAGGAGACGACCCGAGGCGGGCGGGCGCTGGCCCAGGCGCGCGAGCTGTACAAGGCGAAGCGGTTCGACGCCGCGCGGACCCGGGCGCGCGAGTGCGTCGCCATGGAGCCAGACAACTTCGAGTGCCACCTGCTCCTCGGCTCGGTGGCGGCGCAGTTGAACCGCCTGGAGGAGGGCGCGAAGCACTATCGCCGCTTCCTGGACCTGGCCCCGTCCGACCATCCACAAGCAAGCAAGGTGCTGCGAGTCCTTCAGGAGTACGAGTCCGTCCACGCCGCGCCGGCCGACCCGTAG